In one Longimicrobium sp. genomic region, the following are encoded:
- the msrA gene encoding peptide-methionine (S)-S-oxide reductase MsrA — protein MQTSERETATLAGGCFWCLEAVFEQLRGVEKVVSGYAGGHVPNPTYHAVCGGATGHAEVVQVTFDPAEVSFRELLEVFFTIHDPTTLNRQGADVGTQYRSAVFFHSPEQERTAREVIAELEAEGVWDSPIVTEVAPMTEFYPAEDYHQEYYRNNSRQPYCQVVIAPKVAKFRRKYLERLKQPA, from the coding sequence ATGCAGACGAGCGAGCGCGAGACGGCCACCCTGGCGGGCGGCTGCTTCTGGTGCCTGGAGGCGGTGTTCGAGCAGCTCCGGGGAGTGGAGAAGGTCGTGTCCGGCTACGCGGGCGGCCACGTGCCGAACCCCACCTACCACGCGGTGTGCGGCGGCGCCACGGGCCACGCCGAGGTGGTGCAGGTCACCTTCGACCCGGCCGAGGTGAGCTTCCGAGAGCTGCTGGAGGTGTTCTTCACCATCCACGACCCCACCACGCTCAACCGCCAGGGCGCCGACGTGGGGACGCAGTACCGCTCGGCGGTCTTCTTCCACTCGCCCGAGCAGGAGCGCACGGCGCGCGAGGTGATCGCCGAGCTGGAGGCGGAAGGGGTGTGGGACTCTCCCATCGTGACCGAGGTGGCGCCGATGACGGAGTTCTACCCGGCCGAGGACTACCACCAGGAGTACTACCGGAACAACTCCCGCCAGCCGTACTGCCAGGTGGTGATCGCGCCCAAGGTGGCCAAGTTCCGCCGCAAGTACCTGGAGCGGCTCAAGCAGCCGGCGTAG